The DNA sequence TAGAAGACGGCTTGAAGATGCTGAACGTCGGAGGACGCATGAGCGTCATTTCCTTCCAATCGTTGGAGGACCGGATCGTTAAAGTCCTTTTCAAAGAAGCCAGTTCGAAAGAGGAAACTTTGCCTCTGTTGCCTATTCTTCCCGAGGAATATGAAGCGGACTACAAATTGATCAGCCGAAAACCAATCATGCCCAATGAGGCGGAATTGAGTGAAAATTCGCGTTCTCAAAGTGCGAAATTGCGTGTCATCGAAAGAGTCAAGAAATAACAGGAGCACAGCAGCTCTGTAACTAAAGATCATCAGTCGGAACCAATAAATTGTGCCTGAGCCGCACAGTTTATTGCGGGGGAGGAGAGGATTAAGTGGCATTACCTGAATATAGGGCGGCGATAGCAGAACCGACGCTGCCGAAAGAACTGACAGAACCTAAAAAAGGCCAGCCTGCACCGAAAGGCTACAAAGCCGTTAGAGATAAATATGTAAGAATCGAAAAAATTGCCATCACCATCACGCTGTTAAGCGCATTGGTCGTGTTGCTGCTATCGCTGGCTACACAAGTGACCCTCTCCAATCAGAACAGAGCGTTGCAGGACTTACAAAATGATAGCGTTGCGATCGATCTGGAAAATCAAAACTTGGAGCAAGAAGTCCAAGAGCTTTCAAGATACGACCGCATCATCGAGATAGCAAAAGAACTTGGTCTGGAAATGAATGAAGCAAACGTTAGGAATGTTACGCGATGAAAAAAACAGCTAATCCTCAAAGAAACCGAAAAAAAATGACTCGTATCATGGTTGGTTTGACAGGTTTACTATTTCTTGTATTTATTTTTCGTTTTTCTATGATCATGATCACCAAGAAGGTAAATGGCGAGAATCTAAGCGAGCATGTTAATAACTTATATACCAGAAGTAGTATCCTTGCCGCAAAAAGAGGTACCATCTATGACATAGGTGGTAATCCCATTGCCTTGGATGCTACTTCTTATTCGTTGGTGGCCGTTTTGACCGACGAATGGAGCGAAGATACGGAAAATCCGAATCATATCGTCGACAAGGAAAAAACTGCTGAAATTCTGGCACAGTACATCAGCATGAGCAAAGAAGCGATTCTGGCAACTCTGAATCAGGAAGGCTTGAAGCAAGTCGAATTCGGCAGCGCAGGGACCAACCTGAATTATGCGACCAAATCCAGCATTGAGGCGGAAGAGCTTCCGGGCATCACGTTTGAGGAGACGCCTTCCAGGCTCTACCCGAATGGGATATTTGCTTCCCATCTTGTCGGCTTCGCGCAAAGCTCAGCCAGCGAAGAGGAAGCAGACACAAACGAAGAGAAGAAATTGGTCGGCATGATGGGGATAGAATCCCTGTATGATGATGAGCTGGACGGAAGTGATGGTGAAGTCACTTACCAGGAGGATTCCAACGGCTACCTGATTCCGGGAACGCAGATCCAGGAAGAGGACCCAGTCGAAGGCGATGATCTTTATCTGACGCTCGACAGTCGTCTTCAGATCTATCTGGAAAGCCTGATGTCGCAAGTGTATG is a window from the uncultured Trichococcus sp. genome containing:
- a CDS encoding septum formation initiator family protein, which encodes MALPEYRAAIAEPTLPKELTEPKKGQPAPKGYKAVRDKYVRIEKIAITITLLSALVVLLLSLATQVTLSNQNRALQDLQNDSVAIDLENQNLEQEVQELSRYDRIIEIAKELGLEMNEANVRNVTR